The proteins below are encoded in one region of Arenibacter algicola:
- a CDS encoding efflux RND transporter periplasmic adaptor subunit: MNKILQIFILGTLLVSCGSDNQKTVDDLISGGDLNALRTKKSELFEQQKVLESEMKKLDSVIGSMSGNENLPLVTTIIADPKKFDHFLDLQGDVKTKQNVLIYPEMQGVLHKVYVKEGQEVTKGQILASIDDGGMGSQLEQLKTQAQLAKTTFERQKRLWEQKIGSEIQYLQAKTNYEASENTVKQMQSQLGKSTIRAPFSGIIDDVIKDQGTVVAPGPGSEVFRIVNLSDMYIVVEVPETYLGSIKNGKEAKVYFPVLGDSIMTNIRQTGNFINPGNRSFTVEIPVPNKTGTIKPNLTAKVQLNDYTSENAILIPQSIVSENADGEQYAYVAEELNAENEAIVTKKIITTGKTQNGYVEVLSGISSGNHIIKEGARSVKDGQKVKVLN; this comes from the coding sequence ATGAACAAAATTCTTCAAATATTCATATTGGGAACCCTATTGGTTTCTTGTGGAAGCGATAATCAAAAAACTGTAGACGACCTTATATCTGGAGGAGACCTTAACGCACTGCGCACCAAAAAAAGTGAGCTTTTTGAGCAACAAAAGGTATTGGAGTCCGAAATGAAAAAACTGGATTCGGTAATTGGATCAATGAGCGGAAATGAAAACCTTCCCTTAGTTACCACAATTATAGCCGATCCCAAAAAATTTGACCATTTCTTGGACTTACAGGGAGACGTAAAAACCAAACAAAATGTATTGATCTATCCGGAAATGCAAGGTGTCCTGCACAAAGTATATGTTAAGGAGGGACAAGAAGTCACTAAAGGTCAAATCTTGGCCAGTATAGATGACGGCGGTATGGGCAGCCAACTGGAGCAATTAAAAACTCAGGCGCAATTGGCAAAAACTACTTTTGAGCGTCAAAAAAGATTGTGGGAACAAAAGATAGGTTCCGAAATTCAGTATTTACAGGCAAAGACCAACTATGAAGCTTCCGAAAATACGGTTAAACAAATGCAGAGTCAATTGGGCAAGTCCACCATTAGGGCGCCTTTTTCCGGAATTATAGACGATGTTATCAAAGACCAGGGAACAGTGGTTGCTCCCGGTCCAGGATCCGAAGTTTTCCGAATAGTGAACCTCTCGGACATGTACATCGTAGTGGAGGTACCTGAAACCTATTTGGGAAGCATAAAAAATGGCAAGGAAGCCAAAGTATATTTCCCTGTTCTAGGCGATAGTATTATGACCAATATTAGACAAACCGGAAACTTTATTAATCCTGGTAACAGGTCCTTTACTGTAGAAATCCCTGTTCCCAACAAGACAGGCACTATTAAGCCCAACTTGACCGCCAAGGTACAATTGAACGATTACACCAGTGAAAATGCAATTCTTATTCCACAAAGTATCGTTTCCGAAAATGCCGATGGAGAGCAGTATGCCTACGTAGCCGAGGAACTTAACGCCGAAAACGAGGCCATAGTAACCAAGAAAATCATCACCACAGGTAAGACCCAAAATGGTTACGTGGAAGTTCT